In one Nicotiana tomentosiformis chromosome 6, ASM39032v3, whole genome shotgun sequence genomic region, the following are encoded:
- the LOC104121293 gene encoding probable phospholipid-transporting ATPase 4 isoform X2: MARGSIRAKIQWSNLYTFGCYRPRADEEEGPHQLGAGFSRVVHCNQPYLHEKKPLKYCTNYISTTKYNFITFLPKAIFEQFRRVANLYFLMAAILSATTDLSPFSPISMIAPLVFVVGLSMAKEALEDSRRFIQDMKVNLRKARLHKEGGAFGPRPWMKIRVGDIVKVEKDQFFPADLLLLSSSYEDGICYVETMNLDGETNLKVKRALEVTLPLDDDEAFKEFRATIKCEDPNPNLYTFVGNLEYDRQIYPLDPTQILLRDSKLRNTAYVYGVVIFTGHDSKVMQNSTESPSKRSRIELQMDKIIYILFSLLVMISFISSIGFAVKTKFDMPNWWYMQPKDKNKNTTDPDRPELSGIFHLITALILYGYLIPISLYVSIEVVKVLQALFINQDINMYDDETGTPAQARTSNLNEELGQVDTILSDKTGTLTCNQMDFLKCSIAGTAYGTRASDVELAAAKQMAEDLGGQDLEISQRRSSEIELETVVTPKNEIRPAIKGFSFEDSRLMKGNWIKEPNADVIMLFFRILSLCHTAIPELNEETGSYNYEAESPDEAAFLIAAREFGFEFCKRTQSSVFVRERDPSFEDPNEREFKVLNLLDFTSQRKRMSVIIRDERGQVLLLCKGADSIIYDRLAKNGRRFEEATTKHLNDYGEAGLRTLVLAYKKLDATEYSAWNEEFTKAKASISGDRDAMLERLSDMMEKDLILVGATAVEDKLQKGVPQCIDKLAQAGLKIWVLTGDKMETAINIGLLRQGMRQICIATTNEDSVERSSERAIKENILMQITNASQMIKLEKDPHAAFALIIDGKTLTYALEYDMKHQFLNLAVDCASVICCRVSPKQKALVTRLVKEGTGKTTLAIGDGANDVGMIQEADIGVGISGAEGMQAVMASDFAIAQFRFLERLLVVHGHWCYKRIAQMICYFFYKNIAFGLTLFYFEAFAGFSGQSVYDDSYMILFNVILTSLPVIALGVFEQDVPSEVCLQFPALYQQGPKNLFFDWYRIFGWLGNGVYTSLIVFFLNIIIFYDQAFRAEGQTADLTAVGTTMFTCIIWAVNCQIALTMSHFTWIQHFLIWGSIATWYLFLLIYGMLAPDYSKYAFKILVEALAPAPVYWCTTLLVTVVCTLPYLAHISFQRSFNPMDHHIIQEIKYYKKDVEDHHMWKTERSKARQKTNIGFTARVDAKIRQLRGRLHKKYSSMGPQIESPRA; this comes from the exons ATGGCACGAGGCAGCATAAGGGCAAAGATTCAATGGAGCAATCTGTATACATTTGGTTGCTATAGGCCACGAGCTGATGAAGAAGAGGGTCCTCATCAGCTAGGTGCCGGTTTTTCACGAGTTGTCCATTGCAACCAGCCCTATCTCCATGAAAAGAAACCTCTTAAGTACTGCACAAACTACATATCGACCACAAAGTATAATTTCATCACATTCCTACCCAAGGCCATATTTGAGCAATTCAGACGTGTTGCTAACTTGTATTTCCTCATGGCTGCTATTCTGTCAGCCACAACGGATCTTTCTCCATTCTCACCTATCAGTATGATAGCTCCTTTGGTCTTTGTTGTCGGGTTGAGCATGGCGAAGGAAGCATTGGAAGACTCACGGCGGTTTATACAAGATATGAAGGTCAATCTGCGAAAAGCTCGTCTACATAAGGAAGGTGGTGCGTTTGGTCCCAGGCCATGGATGAAGATTCGTGTGGGAGACATTGTGAAGGTGGAAAAAGATCAATTTTTTCCGGCTGATTTACTTCTTTTATCATCCAGTTATGAAGATGGAATTTGTTATGTGGAAACTATGAACTTGGATGGAGAGACAAACTTGAAGGTAAAAAGAGCTTTGGAGGTTACCCTACCATTGGATGATGATGAGGCTTTCAAGGAATTCAGAGCTACCATAAAATGTGAGGATCCCAATCCTAACCTTTACACTTTTGTGGGCAACCTTGAATATGATCGTCAGATTTATCCTCTTGATCCTACTCAGATTCTCCTCAGGGATTCAAAGCTTAGGAACACGGCATATGTCTATGGAGTTGTTATATTCACTGGTCATGACAGCAAAGTTATGCAAAATTCTACGGAATCTCCTTCGAAAAGGAGTAGGATCGAACTACAGATGGACAAGATAATTTACATCCTCTTCAGCCTCCTTGTCATGATATCATTTATCAGTTCCATCGGCTTTGCCGTAAAAACAAAATTCGACATGCCGAACTGGTGGTATATGCAGCCTAAGGACAAGAACAAGAATACAACTGATCCAGACAGGCCTGAGTTGTCAGGCATTTTCCATCTGATCACTGCTCTAATATTATATGGTTATTTAATTCCTATTTCCCTCTATGTTTCTATTGAAGTAGTGAAGGTCCTACAGGCATTGTTCATAAACCAGGATATTAATATGTACGATGACGAGACAGGAACTCCTGCTCAAGCACGGACATCAAACTTAAATGAGGAGTTGGGGCAGGTTGATACCATCCTCTCGGATAAAACTGGCACTTTGACATGCAACCAAATGGACTTCTTAAAATGCTCCATTGCTGGTACTGCATATGGGACACGAGCCAGTGATGTAGAACTTGCAGCTGCAAAGCAGATGGCAGAGGACCTTGGTGGGCAAGATCTTGAAATTTCACAGAGACGGTCATCAGAAATTGAATTAGAGACGGTTGTCACTCCTAAAAATGAGATCAGGCCTGCAATAAAGGGGTTCAGCTTTGAGGATAGCCGACTTATGAAGGGGAATTGGATAAAGGAGCCAAATGCAGATGTGATCATGCTATTCTTTAGGATACTTTCACTGTGTCATACTGCGATTCCCGAGTTAAATGAGGAGACTGGAAGCTATAATTATGAAGCAGAATCTCCTGATGAAGCAGCATTCCTTATTGCAGCTAGGGAATTTGGCTTTGAGTTCTGTAAAAGAACTCAATCAAGTGTTTTTGTACGGGAGAGAGATCCTTCTTTTGAAGATCCCAATGAAAG GGAATTCAAAGTTCTCAATCTACTGGACTTCACCAGCCAGCGAAAGAGAATGTCTGTTATTATTCGGGATGAGCGGGGCCAGGTTCTTCTCTTGTGTAAAGGAGCAGACag CATCATCTATGATAGATTAGCAAAAAATGGAAGGAGATTTGAGGAAGCTACCACAAAGCATTTAAATGATTATGGGGAAGCAGGGTTGCGTACTCTTGTGCTTGCCTACAAAAAGCTGGATGCAACAGAATACTCTGCATGGAATGAAGAGTTTACTAAAGCAAAAGCTTCAATCAGTGGTGATAGAGATGCCATGCTTGAACGTCTATCTGACATGATGGAAAAGGATTTGATCCTTGTTGGTGCTACAGCTGTGGAGGATAAACTACAGAAGGGA GTTCCTCAGTGTATAGATAAGCTGGCCCAAGCTGGTCTCAAGATCTGGGTTCTGACAGGTGACAAGATGGAAACAGCCATCAACATAGG TCTACTTCGGCAAGGGATGAGACAAATATGTATAGCGACTACGAACGAAGATTCAGTGGAACGAAGCTCTGAACGG GCTATAAAGGAGAACATTTTGATGCAAATCACAAATGCTTCTCAAATGATCAAGCTTGAGAAGGACCCACATGCTGCATTCGCCTTGATTATCGATGGGAAAACTCTAACATATGCTTTGGAGTATGATATGAAGCATCAATTTTTGAATTTAGCAGTCGATTGTGCATCTGTCATTTGCTGCCGAGTCTCTCCTAAGCAGAAGGCCTTG GTTACTAGATTAGTAAAGGAGGGAACTGGTAAAACCACCTTAGCAATTGGTGATGGTGCAAATGATGTTGGGATGATCCAAGAAGCGGATATTGGAGTTGGCATTAGCGGTGCAGAAGGAATGCAG GCTGTGATGGCTAGCGATTTTGCTATTGCACAGTTTCGGTTCTTGGAGAGGCTTCTTGTTGTACATGGGCATTGGTGCTACAAACGAATTGCTCAGATG ATATGCTATTTCTTCTACAAAAATATAGCATTTGGCCTCACACTCTTTTACTTTGAGGCTTTTGCGGGCTTTTCGGGACAGTCTGTCTATGATGATTCATACATGATTCTGTTCAATGTGATTCTTACCTCACTGCCTGTGATCGCGCTTGGAGTATTTGAGCAAGATGTGCCTTCTGAAGTTTGCTTACAG TTTCCAGCACTGTACCAGCAAGGGCCCAAAAACTTGTTCTTTGACTGGTATAGAATATTCGGTTGGCTTGGCAATGGTGTCTATACCTCCCTCATTGTTTTCTTCCTCAACATTATCATCTTCTATGATCAAGCCTTCCGTGCTGAAGGCCAGACTGCTGACCTGACTGCTGTGGGTACTACGATGTTCACCTGCATTATCTGGGCCGTTAACTGCCAGATTGCACTCACGATGAGCCATTTCACATGGATACAACATTTTCTTATCTGGGGAAGTATTGCTACTTGGTACCTATTTCTTTTGATCTATGGTATGCTAGCACCAGATTATTCTAAATATGCCTTCAAAATCCTTGTGGAAGCTCTAGCTCCTGCTCCAGTCTACTGGTGTACCACCCTTTTAGTAACTGTTGTCTGCACTCTGCCCTACCTTGCGCACATATCTTTCCAAAGATCATTCAATCCGATGGATCATCACATTATTCAAGAAATCAAATACTATAAGAAAGACGTTGAAGATCATCATATGTGGAAGACAGAGCGGTCTAAAGCAAGACAGAAGACCAATATCGGGTTCACAGCTAGAGTAGATGCAAAAATTAGGCAGTTGAGAGGGAGGCTGCACAAAAAGTATTCCTCAATGGGTCCCCAAATTGAGTCACCGCGTGCATAG
- the LOC104121293 gene encoding probable phospholipid-transporting ATPase 4 isoform X1 — MARGSIRAKIQWSNLYTFGCYRPRADEEEGPHQLGAGFSRVVHCNQPYLHEKKPLKYCTNYISTTKYNFITFLPKAIFEQFRRVANLYFLMAAILSATTDLSPFSPISMIAPLVFVVGLSMAKEALEDSRRFIQDMKVNLRKARLHKEGGAFGPRPWMKIRVGDIVKVEKDQFFPADLLLLSSSYEDGICYVETMNLDGETNLKVKRALEVTLPLDDDEAFKEFRATIKCEDPNPNLYTFVGNLEYDRQIYPLDPTQILLRDSKLRNTAYVYGVVIFTGHDSKVMQNSTESPSKRSRIELQMDKIIYILFSLLVMISFISSIGFAVKTKFDMPNWWYMQPKDKNKNTTDPDRPELSGIFHLITALILYGYLIPISLYVSIEVVKVLQALFINQDINMYDDETGTPAQARTSNLNEELGQVDTILSDKTGTLTCNQMDFLKCSIAGTAYGTRASDVELAAAKQMAEDLGGQDLEISQRRSSEIELETVVTPKNEIRPAIKGFSFEDSRLMKGNWIKEPNADVIMLFFRILSLCHTAIPELNEETGSYNYEAESPDEAAFLIAAREFGFEFCKRTQSSVFVRERDPSFEDPNEREFKVLNLLDFTSQRKRMSVIIRDERGQVLLLCKGADSIIYDRLAKNGRRFEEATTKHLNDYGEAGLRTLVLAYKKLDATEYSAWNEEFTKAKASISGDRDAMLERLSDMMEKDLILVGATAVEDKLQKGVPQCIDKLAQAGLKIWVLTGDKMETAINIGYACSLLRQGMRQICIATTNEDSVERSSERAIKENILMQITNASQMIKLEKDPHAAFALIIDGKTLTYALEYDMKHQFLNLAVDCASVICCRVSPKQKALVTRLVKEGTGKTTLAIGDGANDVGMIQEADIGVGISGAEGMQAVMASDFAIAQFRFLERLLVVHGHWCYKRIAQMICYFFYKNIAFGLTLFYFEAFAGFSGQSVYDDSYMILFNVILTSLPVIALGVFEQDVPSEVCLQFPALYQQGPKNLFFDWYRIFGWLGNGVYTSLIVFFLNIIIFYDQAFRAEGQTADLTAVGTTMFTCIIWAVNCQIALTMSHFTWIQHFLIWGSIATWYLFLLIYGMLAPDYSKYAFKILVEALAPAPVYWCTTLLVTVVCTLPYLAHISFQRSFNPMDHHIIQEIKYYKKDVEDHHMWKTERSKARQKTNIGFTARVDAKIRQLRGRLHKKYSSMGPQIESPRA; from the exons ATGGCACGAGGCAGCATAAGGGCAAAGATTCAATGGAGCAATCTGTATACATTTGGTTGCTATAGGCCACGAGCTGATGAAGAAGAGGGTCCTCATCAGCTAGGTGCCGGTTTTTCACGAGTTGTCCATTGCAACCAGCCCTATCTCCATGAAAAGAAACCTCTTAAGTACTGCACAAACTACATATCGACCACAAAGTATAATTTCATCACATTCCTACCCAAGGCCATATTTGAGCAATTCAGACGTGTTGCTAACTTGTATTTCCTCATGGCTGCTATTCTGTCAGCCACAACGGATCTTTCTCCATTCTCACCTATCAGTATGATAGCTCCTTTGGTCTTTGTTGTCGGGTTGAGCATGGCGAAGGAAGCATTGGAAGACTCACGGCGGTTTATACAAGATATGAAGGTCAATCTGCGAAAAGCTCGTCTACATAAGGAAGGTGGTGCGTTTGGTCCCAGGCCATGGATGAAGATTCGTGTGGGAGACATTGTGAAGGTGGAAAAAGATCAATTTTTTCCGGCTGATTTACTTCTTTTATCATCCAGTTATGAAGATGGAATTTGTTATGTGGAAACTATGAACTTGGATGGAGAGACAAACTTGAAGGTAAAAAGAGCTTTGGAGGTTACCCTACCATTGGATGATGATGAGGCTTTCAAGGAATTCAGAGCTACCATAAAATGTGAGGATCCCAATCCTAACCTTTACACTTTTGTGGGCAACCTTGAATATGATCGTCAGATTTATCCTCTTGATCCTACTCAGATTCTCCTCAGGGATTCAAAGCTTAGGAACACGGCATATGTCTATGGAGTTGTTATATTCACTGGTCATGACAGCAAAGTTATGCAAAATTCTACGGAATCTCCTTCGAAAAGGAGTAGGATCGAACTACAGATGGACAAGATAATTTACATCCTCTTCAGCCTCCTTGTCATGATATCATTTATCAGTTCCATCGGCTTTGCCGTAAAAACAAAATTCGACATGCCGAACTGGTGGTATATGCAGCCTAAGGACAAGAACAAGAATACAACTGATCCAGACAGGCCTGAGTTGTCAGGCATTTTCCATCTGATCACTGCTCTAATATTATATGGTTATTTAATTCCTATTTCCCTCTATGTTTCTATTGAAGTAGTGAAGGTCCTACAGGCATTGTTCATAAACCAGGATATTAATATGTACGATGACGAGACAGGAACTCCTGCTCAAGCACGGACATCAAACTTAAATGAGGAGTTGGGGCAGGTTGATACCATCCTCTCGGATAAAACTGGCACTTTGACATGCAACCAAATGGACTTCTTAAAATGCTCCATTGCTGGTACTGCATATGGGACACGAGCCAGTGATGTAGAACTTGCAGCTGCAAAGCAGATGGCAGAGGACCTTGGTGGGCAAGATCTTGAAATTTCACAGAGACGGTCATCAGAAATTGAATTAGAGACGGTTGTCACTCCTAAAAATGAGATCAGGCCTGCAATAAAGGGGTTCAGCTTTGAGGATAGCCGACTTATGAAGGGGAATTGGATAAAGGAGCCAAATGCAGATGTGATCATGCTATTCTTTAGGATACTTTCACTGTGTCATACTGCGATTCCCGAGTTAAATGAGGAGACTGGAAGCTATAATTATGAAGCAGAATCTCCTGATGAAGCAGCATTCCTTATTGCAGCTAGGGAATTTGGCTTTGAGTTCTGTAAAAGAACTCAATCAAGTGTTTTTGTACGGGAGAGAGATCCTTCTTTTGAAGATCCCAATGAAAG GGAATTCAAAGTTCTCAATCTACTGGACTTCACCAGCCAGCGAAAGAGAATGTCTGTTATTATTCGGGATGAGCGGGGCCAGGTTCTTCTCTTGTGTAAAGGAGCAGACag CATCATCTATGATAGATTAGCAAAAAATGGAAGGAGATTTGAGGAAGCTACCACAAAGCATTTAAATGATTATGGGGAAGCAGGGTTGCGTACTCTTGTGCTTGCCTACAAAAAGCTGGATGCAACAGAATACTCTGCATGGAATGAAGAGTTTACTAAAGCAAAAGCTTCAATCAGTGGTGATAGAGATGCCATGCTTGAACGTCTATCTGACATGATGGAAAAGGATTTGATCCTTGTTGGTGCTACAGCTGTGGAGGATAAACTACAGAAGGGA GTTCCTCAGTGTATAGATAAGCTGGCCCAAGCTGGTCTCAAGATCTGGGTTCTGACAGGTGACAAGATGGAAACAGCCATCAACATAGG GTATGCATGTAGTCTACTTCGGCAAGGGATGAGACAAATATGTATAGCGACTACGAACGAAGATTCAGTGGAACGAAGCTCTGAACGG GCTATAAAGGAGAACATTTTGATGCAAATCACAAATGCTTCTCAAATGATCAAGCTTGAGAAGGACCCACATGCTGCATTCGCCTTGATTATCGATGGGAAAACTCTAACATATGCTTTGGAGTATGATATGAAGCATCAATTTTTGAATTTAGCAGTCGATTGTGCATCTGTCATTTGCTGCCGAGTCTCTCCTAAGCAGAAGGCCTTG GTTACTAGATTAGTAAAGGAGGGAACTGGTAAAACCACCTTAGCAATTGGTGATGGTGCAAATGATGTTGGGATGATCCAAGAAGCGGATATTGGAGTTGGCATTAGCGGTGCAGAAGGAATGCAG GCTGTGATGGCTAGCGATTTTGCTATTGCACAGTTTCGGTTCTTGGAGAGGCTTCTTGTTGTACATGGGCATTGGTGCTACAAACGAATTGCTCAGATG ATATGCTATTTCTTCTACAAAAATATAGCATTTGGCCTCACACTCTTTTACTTTGAGGCTTTTGCGGGCTTTTCGGGACAGTCTGTCTATGATGATTCATACATGATTCTGTTCAATGTGATTCTTACCTCACTGCCTGTGATCGCGCTTGGAGTATTTGAGCAAGATGTGCCTTCTGAAGTTTGCTTACAG TTTCCAGCACTGTACCAGCAAGGGCCCAAAAACTTGTTCTTTGACTGGTATAGAATATTCGGTTGGCTTGGCAATGGTGTCTATACCTCCCTCATTGTTTTCTTCCTCAACATTATCATCTTCTATGATCAAGCCTTCCGTGCTGAAGGCCAGACTGCTGACCTGACTGCTGTGGGTACTACGATGTTCACCTGCATTATCTGGGCCGTTAACTGCCAGATTGCACTCACGATGAGCCATTTCACATGGATACAACATTTTCTTATCTGGGGAAGTATTGCTACTTGGTACCTATTTCTTTTGATCTATGGTATGCTAGCACCAGATTATTCTAAATATGCCTTCAAAATCCTTGTGGAAGCTCTAGCTCCTGCTCCAGTCTACTGGTGTACCACCCTTTTAGTAACTGTTGTCTGCACTCTGCCCTACCTTGCGCACATATCTTTCCAAAGATCATTCAATCCGATGGATCATCACATTATTCAAGAAATCAAATACTATAAGAAAGACGTTGAAGATCATCATATGTGGAAGACAGAGCGGTCTAAAGCAAGACAGAAGACCAATATCGGGTTCACAGCTAGAGTAGATGCAAAAATTAGGCAGTTGAGAGGGAGGCTGCACAAAAAGTATTCCTCAATGGGTCCCCAAATTGAGTCACCGCGTGCATAG